The Sulfurimonas aquatica genomic sequence AATCATGATATTTGATATCTGCGTTAATGGATTAATCTCTAACTTATCAAAAATATCTATCGCTAAATTTAAAACAGTTGATAACTTCTGCTCACCCATGTACTCCACGCCAACTTGATACTGTTCATGTGTTGGATAAGTTACAACCGGCTGAATGTAAAACCACTTTTTCTGCTCTGTATTTGCTCCTAGACGCTTCTCAATAATACGAACCACGTCAATGGTAGAGTCAGCACGGAGTGATAAAGAGTTGTTCTTTTCATCGTTTACTCTAATAAGCTTTTTTTCATCAGCAATACTTAGATGCTGGTGATATGAAAAGATTGGAGTTACTATCTCTTCATATCCATCTGCATATAAAATTTCACTAGCGACATTTTCTACATGGCGTTTAACTCTTGCACTTTGGCCAAAGTAAAGTTTTGAGCCATTTGGAATTTCATGTTCAAGTATCATTATTTAGCCATTGCAAATGTAATTTCATTAAAAATTCGATTTGCAGTTCCATCATACTTTCTTCTGCCAAGCTTATCAAGTGAAAGCTCAACAGCGTTTACAACCCATGCCATTTCATAGTTTGAGATAAGCCCCATTTGGTTAATGCGAAATATTTTACCTTTTAAGTGGTCTTGCCCACCTGCTACATTTACGTCAAATTTTTCTTTTAATAGATTACGAATTTCACTAGCATTTTCATCATCTATTGTTGTCATTGACTTTGCAGGAGACTTAGGATAAATGTGCAGTCCTAAAGCTTCTAACGCAGAGCCAACGGCATTTGAGCGAACTTCAGTATCAGCATAAAGCTTATCTATTCCACCATCAACTTCAATCATTTTTAAAACTTCTAAAAGGCCAATTATTAGAGTTGTAGCAGCTGTCCATGCAGTTGTATTTTCTCTTTGCTTAGCTATTTCGGTTGCAAGATTTAAATAATAACCTTTACCTGCTCCTATTTTTTCTATAGCACTATTTGAGAGTCCTAAGATTGATAAACCTGGTGGAAGCATAAGCGCTTTTTGACTTCCAGCAATTAAACAGTCAATATTTGTAATGTCAATTGATTCAACGCCAACAGCTGTGATTCCATCAGCTATTATCATAATATTTGGGTTTATCTCTTTTGCCGCTTTAGCTATCTCTTCTACTGGGTGGCGAAGTCCACCAGCTGATTCGCTAATTTGTACCGCAATCGCATCAATACTTGAATCACTTTTAAGAGCACTAACAATAGCTTCAACACTTACAGGCGTATTCCATTCATTTTTTATCTCTTGTGAACCCAGCCCATTTGCTTTTGCTATCTTTCCAAAACGCTCACCAAATTTTCCAGAGTTAACATTTAAAAGTGTGTTATGACACAAGTTAATTACAGCCGCTTCCATAGCACCCGTACCACTTGAAGCTATCATTACAACTTCATCAGTTTTAAAAAGCTTAAAAAGATGCTTTCTTGTCTCTTCGAATATCGCTTCAAATTCAGGAGTACGGTGATGCATCGTCTCATCACTCATTGCATTACGAACATTTTGTGGAACTGGAGTTGGTCCAGGAGTAAAAAGTAACATTATAAATTCCTAACAAGGTTTAGTGTTTCATACAGATAAAAAGGTCTTCTCTATCATAAAAACCTCGTATTATATCGAAATAAGTTTAAATATAGTTCCCTGTTAATCCACTTTGGCATTCTAGCCCTCATTTTATATCTATTGAACTATTTTGATTAGAACTATAACCTCAACTATTAAGGAACTTATTTTGATGCCATTCTTGCTGTTATTTTGTCTAATGTTGTAAAAATTGTATTTTCGTTAAATGGTTTCACTAAATAACCATTTGCCCCTTTTCTTATCATCTTTAGTACATCTTTCTTTGTACCATCTGTTGTTGCCATAACTATACGTATTCTATTCCACTCTTTATGCTCGCGAACTCTATCGACGACCTCTTCACCATTCATGTTTGGCATATTCCAATCAAGAAACATAATATCAATTCGCTCTTTTTTCATAACCTCTAATGCTTCAATTCCATCTTGCGCTTCAAAGGTTTTAAATGCTTTCCAATGAGATTTATCAAAATAACGGCTTACTGCACTTGATAATACATGTCGGCTAATCTTACTGTCATCTACAATTAGTATGTTCATGCTTTTGCCTTTGTGCTATTATAATAAAATATTATCACAAATAACTACAATTGCAAATTATATAAACTCTAACCTCAAAAAGTCAAAAGCTTTTTTAGATAAAATTTGTAAAAATTAATACAAATATAAAAGTAATAAAGGATTATAATGGAGATATTTGACTCTGTCATTTTAGGTGCGATTGAAGGGTTTACTGAGTTTTTACCTATTTCATCTACTGGGCACTTAATTGTAGCTAGTGAATTTTTGGGCATAGATCAGACCAGTGTAACTAAAGCTTACGAAGTAATTATCCAGTTTGCTGCAATTTTGGCTGTAATTTTCAACTATAAAGATAAGTTTACATTTAAAAAAATAGATTTATGGAGTAAGGTTTTTTTAGCCTTTATTCCTATTGGAGCTGTTGGTTTTGTTTTTTCAAGTCAGATAAAAGAGCTTTTTACCATAAATATCGTTGCTATAATGTTTATAGTTGGTGGTGTAATTTTTTTAATAGTTGAAAAGTTTTTTATCAAAGAAAATGCAAAACTCATCGATGATGTAGAAGATGTTTCACTTAAGCAATCTTTAGTGATAGGTTTTGCACAAATTTTTGCTTTAGTTCCAGGGACGAGTAGAGCAGGTTCTACGATTATAGGTGCGTTATTAGTAGGTCTTAGTAGAAAAGCGAGTGCTGAGTTTAGTTTTTTACTTGCGTTTCCTGTGATGAGTGCTGTGACAGCTTATGACTTACTTAAGCATTACAATGAATTTACATCTGCAAACTTAGATGCATTAGCAGTTGGTTTTGTTATCTCATTTTTAGTGGCGTTTGTTACTATTAAACTACTTCTTAAATTTTTAGAAAAATTTACTTTTGTTGCATTTGGAGTCTATCGAATAATTTTTGGAGTTCTTCTTTTAATACTTTTTAATTAAGAGAAAATGGAATAAATATTGCTTAATAATCCTTGACAAATTAAATGTTAAAGGAGATATCATGAAAATAATTATTCACTATATTAACCAATTACATCTATTTTTAAAAAATCTAGAAATAAGGTTTTGTAAACTTAGTCTTAAACTCCTATAGAGTTTTTATGATTTTAGTTGCAAGACTTAATGCTTTTGAGCGGTGAGATAATTTCTTTTTTATCTCATCACTAAGTTCACCTAATGTTTTATCATAGCCACTTGGTACGAACATAGGATCATATCCAAAGCCACCCTCACCTTTTGTCTCTGTTAATGCCGTTCCATACATCCAGCCATGCACCGTTCTCTCAATCCCTTTCGTTACAATAGCAATAGCAGCTGTATAGTGTGCAGGTGAACTACTCACACCTTTTTTCTTTATATCTTCTATGAGCTTATGAAGGTTCTCTTTGTCCGTTGCATCCTCGCCTCCATACCTTGCACTATATATACCAGGCTCCCCATCAAGTACATTAACACTTATACCGCTATCATCAGCAATCACGATCACATCATCATCACCAAGTGCATTATAAACTGCTCTAGCTTTTATAAGTGCATTATCCTTAAAACTGTCTGCATCTTCAACAATGTCAAACTCTTCCATCAACTCTACATAGGGCACAACTTCATAATCTTGACATAAGGCTTTTATCTCTCGCACTTTGCCTTTATTAGATGTAGCTAAAACTAATTTCAAATTCATTTCCTTATATATATGTAACAAAATTTTGTAGTATAATCCTGCAATTATACTATAAAGGGCTTCATATGTTTAAAAAAGTGTTACCACTTTCATCCATTATCTTTCTAAGGTTTTTAGGACTATTTTTAGTTTTACCAGTTCTCTCCGTTTACGCGCTAGATCTTGAGGGAGCAACTCCCTTTCTCGTTGGTATTATTGTAGGTGGTTATGCGCTTACTCAAGCTATCTTTCAACTTCCATTTGGAAAAATGAGTGATAAGATAGGAAGAAAACCAACTATTCTTTTTGGTCTCATAATCTTTCTAGTTGGTTCAATTATTTGTGCATACTCTACAGATATTTACACTCTAATGATAGGACGTTTCCTACAAGGTGCCGGAGCAATTGGTTCAGTTGCAACAGCAATGGTTTCAGACTTAGTTGAAGAAAATAGCCGTGGAAAAGCAATGGCAATCATGGGTGGATTCATAGCGATAAGTTTTGCACTTGCAATGGGACTTGGTCCAGTTGTTGCATCATCATTTGGTATAGATACAATATTTTTAATTACAGCGGGACTAGCAGTACTTTCAATTATACTTCTTTTTACAAAAGTACCAACACCACCAAAGATTAAACATATTTATCATAATGATTCTAGAACTTTAGATATCTTAAAAGATAACAACCTTTTAAATATGATAGTTATCAACACTCTTCAAAAAGGTCTCATGACAATGGCGTTTGTATTGATTCCTATTATTTTAACAAAGCCAGAGTATGGTTTTAATTGGGAAAAGTCTGAGTTATGGATGGCATATCTTCCAGCTATGATAGCTGGTCTTATAGCTATGGGCCCAGCAGCCGTATTTGGTGAGAAAAAAAATATCCCTAAACAGATTTTCTTAATCTCTATAGTACTATTTTTAGCATCATTTTTAATTATGGGCTTTACTAGTTCAAGCACAGTGTTTGTAGTTGGTGTTGTATTTTTCTTTATCGGTTTTAACATGATGGAACCTCTTGTTCAATCTATGATTAGTAAATTTGCAAAAGTACACCAAAAAGGTGCGGCATTAGGAATCTCAAACTCTTCTGCATACTTTGCAACTTTTTTAGGTGGTACATTTGCGGGAATTTATTTAGACTTTAGTGACAGAGAGACACTAGCAGCAAGCATATCTATAGTAGTAGTACTATGGCTTATCTGGACCGCACTTAAGTTGCAAAACCCTATTAGACACTCTCATCTTTATATTTCACAAGACGAGGTAGATATGGATAAGTTAAATAAACTAGAGCATGACCATATAGCAGAGTGGTATCTTAATGAAACAGAAAATTTAGCCGTAATTAAATATGTACCAGAAGCAATTACTGAGGATGACTTAAAAGCTAAAATCATAAAATAATATACTCTTATATACTTTTAGATATAATTTTTTAAAAGTATATAAAATAGGAGTTTTTATGAACAAAAGTATGTCTTCTCTAACTAAGATACAGTATGCAAATATAATATCTTTAGGTATATTTTTCATCGCCCTTATCGTTGAAATATATAATTATGGCTTTGACATAATGAGAGTAGTTAATCTTGCCAACTTTGCTTTAGCTTGGTACATGTTTATTAACATTCGAAAAGTACAGTCAAATATCCGTCTTTTTAGCACTGCTATGGCAGATGCACAATCTGGTATCTTACATAACGAGATAAAAGATTATAAGGAAGGTGGCGAGCTTGAAGATCTACGTAACCACTTTAATTCACTACTCGTTCAACTCAATGCTTTTGTTACATCAGTATCGGCATCCATTACTGAAGCCAGTGCCAAGTCTTCATATCCTCATATAGATGAAGATAAATTCTCAGGGCAATTTCTAGAAAATATAAATATCACCAATAATGCTATAGCTAGTATGCATACAGATACAACACATATTGAAAATGCTGAAGTAAATGCTGTAATATCTCAAATAGGCCAAGGTGTTTTAGGCGAGCTAAGTATTCTCCAAGTTGATTTAAGTAAATCACTAGAAAGTATAGAAAAAATAGTAGAAGTAAGTAAAGATACAGAAGACTCTGTCTCAGCTAGTAGTGGAGCAATAGATGATGTAAGTGAAAACCTACAGCATCTCACAGAGGGAGTACTCCAAGCTTCCCAAAAGATAGATGAACTAAATCAAAAAACTGCAGATATTAACTCTGTCGTAGATTTAATAAAAGACATCGCTGATCAAACAAACTTGTTAGCGCTTAATGCAGCTATAGAGGCTGCACGTGCAGGTGAACATGGCCGTGGCTTTGCAGTTGTGGCTGATGAAGTAAGAAAACTAGCAGAACGCACTCAAAAAGCAACAGGCGAAATATCTATATCAATACAAACATTCCAACAAGATGCTTCTGACTTACAAGATGGATCCGCTTCTATGATTGAGATAGCTGAAAAGTCGAGTGAAACTATTAATAACTTCAGTAGCACATTAGAAAGCTTTAGACATGATGCTAAGGTAGCATCATCATATGCTGTAAATTTAGAGAATATGGTCTTTGTTGTTTTAGCTAAAATAGACCACACTATTTATAAGTCAAATGCCTACTCATCAGTATTTAGACGAAAAAAACGTATTGACTTTCCAGATGTACATTCATGTAATTTAGGTAAATGGTATTTAGGTTCCGCTAAAGAGAAGTTTTCTTACTCCCCTATTTATAAAGAGATTGAAAAACCTCATATCAAAATACATCAATTAGTAGATAAAAATATCTCTTATATTGAACCAGAAGATAGGGTTTTAGAAAATAGTGATGAGATAGTAGAGAATTTTCAAAATATAGAAAAACTTAGTACTCTACTCTATCAATTAATGGAAGATATGTTGGAAAATGGCCGTAAAGACTCCTTAGCAGGAACTCATTAAGTAAAATATATCTTTATAGTCTTGAGATTAATACTTCATTAATCT encodes the following:
- a CDS encoding ATP phosphoribosyltransferase regulatory subunit, with the protein product MILEHEIPNGSKLYFGQSARVKRHVENVASEILYADGYEEIVTPIFSYHQHLSIADEKKLIRVNDEKNNSLSLRADSTIDVVRIIEKRLGANTEQKKWFYIQPVVTYPTHEQYQVGVEYMGEQKLSTVLNLAIDIFDKLEINPLTQISNIMIPKLLVEMFDELSIDDFIHINIDKFISLKVEWLTKLVYLQYVKQIDDVIALAPQAIKEELEKMKKLCSEISCKNTVIAPLYYAKMLYYDEVFFRCINGNEVYARGGRYKNENLTSVGFAIYTDTICEELTK
- a CDS encoding pyridoxal-phosphate-dependent aminotransferase family protein, which produces MLLFTPGPTPVPQNVRNAMSDETMHHRTPEFEAIFEETRKHLFKLFKTDEVVMIASSGTGAMEAAVINLCHNTLLNVNSGKFGERFGKIAKANGLGSQEIKNEWNTPVSVEAIVSALKSDSSIDAIAVQISESAGGLRHPVEEIAKAAKEINPNIMIIADGITAVGVESIDITNIDCLIAGSQKALMLPPGLSILGLSNSAIEKIGAGKGYYLNLATEIAKQRENTTAWTAATTLIIGLLEVLKMIEVDGGIDKLYADTEVRSNAVGSALEALGLHIYPKSPAKSMTTIDDENASEIRNLLKEKFDVNVAGGQDHLKGKIFRINQMGLISNYEMAWVVNAVELSLDKLGRRKYDGTANRIFNEITFAMAK
- a CDS encoding response regulator, with translation MNILIVDDSKISRHVLSSAVSRYFDKSHWKAFKTFEAQDGIEALEVMKKERIDIMFLDWNMPNMNGEEVVDRVREHKEWNRIRIVMATTDGTKKDVLKMIRKGANGYLVKPFNENTIFTTLDKITARMASK
- a CDS encoding undecaprenyl-diphosphate phosphatase; amino-acid sequence: MEIFDSVILGAIEGFTEFLPISSTGHLIVASEFLGIDQTSVTKAYEVIIQFAAILAVIFNYKDKFTFKKIDLWSKVFLAFIPIGAVGFVFSSQIKELFTINIVAIMFIVGGVIFLIVEKFFIKENAKLIDDVEDVSLKQSLVIGFAQIFALVPGTSRAGSTIIGALLVGLSRKASAEFSFLLAFPVMSAVTAYDLLKHYNEFTSANLDALAVGFVISFLVAFVTIKLLLKFLEKFTFVAFGVYRIIFGVLLLILFN
- the rdgB gene encoding RdgB/HAM1 family non-canonical purine NTP pyrophosphatase, with protein sequence MKLVLATSNKGKVREIKALCQDYEVVPYVELMEEFDIVEDADSFKDNALIKARAVYNALGDDDVIVIADDSGISVNVLDGEPGIYSARYGGEDATDKENLHKLIEDIKKKGVSSSPAHYTAAIAIVTKGIERTVHGWMYGTALTETKGEGGFGYDPMFVPSGYDKTLGELSDEIKKKLSHRSKALSLATKIIKTL
- a CDS encoding MFS transporter encodes the protein MFKKVLPLSSIIFLRFLGLFLVLPVLSVYALDLEGATPFLVGIIVGGYALTQAIFQLPFGKMSDKIGRKPTILFGLIIFLVGSIICAYSTDIYTLMIGRFLQGAGAIGSVATAMVSDLVEENSRGKAMAIMGGFIAISFALAMGLGPVVASSFGIDTIFLITAGLAVLSIILLFTKVPTPPKIKHIYHNDSRTLDILKDNNLLNMIVINTLQKGLMTMAFVLIPIILTKPEYGFNWEKSELWMAYLPAMIAGLIAMGPAAVFGEKKNIPKQIFLISIVLFLASFLIMGFTSSSTVFVVGVVFFFIGFNMMEPLVQSMISKFAKVHQKGAALGISNSSAYFATFLGGTFAGIYLDFSDRETLAASISIVVVLWLIWTALKLQNPIRHSHLYISQDEVDMDKLNKLEHDHIAEWYLNETENLAVIKYVPEAITEDDLKAKIIK